One window of Novosphingobium sp. P6W genomic DNA carries:
- a CDS encoding conjugal transfer protein TraG gives MSATKILWGQLLSVLAVTLLGVWSATQWTAHALAYQAALGPPWFHLRSWPVYPPPAFFWWWFSFDAYAPAIFETGAVIAVTGAMAGIVLAIGMSVWRAREARNAETFGSARWALPREVRKAGLLADRGVVLGKLGKDYLRHDGPEHVLCFAPTRSGKGVGLVVPTLLAWPGSCIVHDIKGENWQLTAGFRARHGRVLIFDPTNPASAAYNPLLEVRKGEWEVRDVQNVADVLVDPEGSLEKRNHWEKTSHALLVGAILHVLYAEDNKTLAGVAAFLSDPVRPIDTTLHAMMTTRHLGPGGVHPVIASAARELLNKSENERSGVLSTAMSFLGLYRDPVVAEVTRGCDWRIADLVTGERAVSLYLVVPPSDISRTKPLIRLILNQIGRRLTEELGPAGDRHRVLLMLDEFPALGRLDFFESALAFMAGYGLKAFLIAQSLNQIEKAYGPNNAILDNCHVRVSFATNDERTAKRISDSLGTATEMRAMKNYAGHRLSPWLGHLMVSRSETARPLLTPGEVMQLPPGEEIVMVSGIAPIRGQKARYYADSNFQERVIAPPDIEAGDPAQRPTDDWSAQAVTASVAPAQAAQEPEVQVSPAEGTDAPSAQGPSTDEDASGTAATAVAASDDANSGIRREPELGEHEDIAPRPGKRRGEFDFDRDEAADDAVRAQAVQARTGSDRAMRANAQRATLDPNDGIEL, from the coding sequence ATGTCCGCAACCAAGATCCTGTGGGGCCAGCTGCTGTCCGTTCTGGCCGTCACCTTGCTCGGCGTGTGGTCCGCGACCCAGTGGACCGCCCATGCCCTCGCCTATCAGGCCGCGCTCGGCCCGCCCTGGTTCCATCTGCGTTCCTGGCCGGTCTACCCCCCGCCCGCCTTCTTCTGGTGGTGGTTCTCCTTCGATGCCTATGCCCCGGCCATCTTCGAGACCGGCGCGGTCATCGCCGTCACCGGCGCGATGGCAGGGATCGTGCTCGCCATCGGCATGTCGGTGTGGCGCGCGCGCGAGGCCCGCAATGCCGAGACCTTCGGATCCGCCCGCTGGGCTCTCCCGCGCGAAGTGCGCAAGGCCGGCCTGCTCGCGGATCGCGGCGTCGTCCTGGGCAAGCTGGGCAAGGACTACCTGCGCCATGACGGCCCCGAGCACGTCCTGTGCTTCGCGCCCACCCGCTCGGGCAAAGGCGTCGGCCTGGTCGTCCCGACATTGCTCGCCTGGCCCGGCAGTTGCATCGTCCACGACATCAAGGGCGAGAACTGGCAGCTCACCGCCGGCTTTCGCGCGCGGCACGGACGGGTGTTGATCTTCGATCCCACCAATCCCGCATCGGCCGCCTACAATCCGCTGCTCGAGGTCCGCAAGGGCGAATGGGAGGTGCGCGACGTCCAGAATGTCGCCGACGTTCTCGTCGATCCCGAAGGGAGCCTCGAGAAGCGCAATCACTGGGAGAAGACCAGCCATGCCCTGCTCGTCGGCGCCATCCTTCACGTGCTCTACGCCGAGGACAACAAGACGCTCGCCGGGGTCGCCGCCTTCCTTTCCGATCCCGTCCGGCCGATCGACACAACCCTGCACGCGATGATGACGACGCGGCATCTGGGCCCGGGCGGCGTGCACCCGGTAATCGCCTCGGCCGCGCGCGAACTGCTGAACAAGTCGGAGAACGAGCGCTCGGGCGTCCTGTCGACCGCGATGTCGTTCCTGGGTCTCTACCGCGATCCGGTGGTGGCCGAAGTCACGCGCGGATGCGACTGGCGGATCGCCGATCTCGTCACCGGCGAACGCGCGGTCAGCCTCTACCTGGTCGTGCCGCCGTCGGACATCAGCCGCACCAAGCCGCTGATCCGGCTGATCCTCAACCAGATCGGCCGCCGGCTTACCGAGGAACTCGGCCCGGCCGGCGACCGGCACCGGGTCCTGCTGATGCTCGACGAGTTTCCGGCGCTCGGACGGCTGGACTTCTTCGAGAGCGCCCTCGCCTTCATGGCGGGCTACGGCCTGAAAGCCTTCCTCATCGCCCAGAGCCTCAACCAGATCGAGAAGGCCTACGGTCCCAACAACGCCATCCTCGACAACTGCCACGTGCGGGTCAGCTTCGCGACCAACGACGAGCGCACGGCGAAGCGGATCTCCGACTCGCTCGGCACCGCCACCGAGATGCGCGCGATGAAGAATTACGCCGGCCACCGGCTTTCGCCATGGCTCGGCCATCTCATGGTCTCGCGCAGTGAGACCGCCCGGCCCCTGCTCACCCCCGGCGAGGTGATGCAGCTTCCACCCGGCGAGGAGATCGTCATGGTGTCCGGGATCGCGCCCATTCGCGGGCAGAAGGCCCGGTACTATGCCGATTCGAACTTTCAGGAACGGGTAATCGCTCCGCCTGACATCGAGGCCGGCGACCCGGCGCAGCGACCGACGGACGACTGGTCGGCGCAGGCGGTGACCGCGAGCGTCGCACCGGCGCAGGCCGCGCAGGAGCCGGAGGTCCAGGTCTCGCCCGCGGAAGGCACGGATGCTCCGTCGGCGCAAGGCCCGTCGACCGATGAGGATGCCTCCGGTACGGCGGCAACGGCAGTGGCGGCGAGCGATGATGCCAATTCCGGCATACGCCGGGAGCCCGAGCTGGGGGAGCATGAGGACATCGCGCCTCGCCCCGGGAAACGGCGCGGCGAATTCGATTTCGATCGGGACGAGGCCGCCGATGACGCGGTGCGGGCCCAGGCGGTGCAGGCTCGGACAGGCTCGGATCGGGCCATGCGCGCCAACGCCCAGCGAGCCACGCTCGAT
- a CDS encoding DUF3363 domain-containing protein, with amino-acid sequence MSADDGDFRIRPGKVRDRSAGGQRLAVQVRRAAARAGHLRRGPTGSRGTGSLGRGRIARLRTTGRAGRRRVVVKARVVRHKGVRFRAAPLSRHIAYLKREGVSHDGQDAEMFDAGSDQADPAAFARRCEDDRHHFRFIVSPEDAAELADLRTFTRELMQDVAGDLETRIDWVAVDHWNTDNPHVHVLVRGVDQTGADLVIDRDYIREGMRTRAENRATLELGPRSEREIRSALEREVDADRWTSLDLRLRRMADELGGVVDLRPQHGDDPHMRGLLLGRADKLERLGLLEAQGSARWVLKPGAEPVLRDLAIRTDIIKTMHRALAGSGGVPDVAAFALHGEVPSDPVLGRLVERGLHDELAGTAYAVIDGLDGRTHHVRFADLDMTGDAAPGAIVELRAWPDMRGQTRLSLTTRSDLSLKEQIDAPGATWLDRQLIARDPPASGNGFGLEYRDALEARGRHLEAAGLARRQGGGYRFADDLVQTLRGRELAASASAIAASSGLVHRPSQPGNHVAGIYRERVTLASGRFAMIDDGLGFQLVPWRPALDAHLGRHLRGTMGPGGTVDWSLGRGRGPSL; translated from the coding sequence ATGAGCGCGGACGACGGCGATTTTCGGATAAGGCCGGGCAAGGTCCGCGATCGCTCCGCCGGTGGGCAACGGCTCGCCGTTCAGGTCCGCCGCGCGGCCGCCAGGGCCGGGCACCTGCGGCGCGGGCCCACCGGTTCGCGCGGGACCGGCAGTCTTGGCCGGGGCCGCATCGCCCGCCTGCGCACCACCGGCCGGGCCGGCCGTCGCCGCGTCGTCGTCAAGGCCCGCGTCGTGCGCCACAAGGGTGTGCGGTTTCGGGCGGCGCCGCTCTCCCGGCACATCGCCTACCTCAAGCGCGAGGGCGTCTCCCACGATGGCCAGGACGCCGAGATGTTCGACGCCGGTTCGGACCAGGCCGACCCTGCTGCGTTCGCCCGGCGCTGCGAGGACGACCGGCATCATTTCCGTTTCATCGTCTCGCCCGAGGACGCGGCCGAACTCGCTGACTTGCGCACTTTCACCCGCGAACTGATGCAGGATGTGGCCGGCGACCTGGAGACTCGGATCGACTGGGTCGCGGTCGATCATTGGAACACCGACAACCCGCACGTTCACGTGCTGGTGCGCGGCGTAGACCAGACCGGCGCCGACCTCGTCATCGACCGCGACTACATCCGCGAAGGCATGCGAACCCGCGCCGAGAACCGCGCGACCCTCGAACTGGGGCCCCGCAGCGAGCGCGAGATCCGAAGCGCTCTCGAACGCGAGGTGGATGCCGATCGCTGGACCAGCCTGGACCTGCGGCTGCGCCGCATGGCCGACGAACTTGGCGGCGTGGTCGATCTTCGCCCGCAGCACGGCGACGATCCGCACATGCGCGGCCTGCTGCTCGGGAGGGCCGACAAGCTCGAGCGGCTCGGCCTTCTCGAGGCCCAGGGATCGGCGCGCTGGGTGCTGAAGCCGGGCGCCGAACCCGTGCTGCGCGACCTCGCCATCCGCACCGACATCATCAAGACGATGCACCGCGCTCTCGCGGGAAGCGGCGGCGTTCCGGACGTGGCGGCCTTCGCGCTGCATGGCGAAGTCCCCAGCGATCCGGTCCTCGGACGCCTGGTCGAGCGCGGTCTCCACGACGAGCTGGCGGGCACCGCCTATGCCGTCATCGATGGCCTCGACGGCCGCACCCATCACGTGCGCTTCGCCGACCTCGACATGACCGGCGATGCAGCCCCCGGCGCGATCGTCGAACTGCGCGCGTGGCCGGACATGCGAGGGCAGACCCGGCTGTCGCTGACGACGCGCTCGGACCTCTCGCTCAAGGAACAGATCGACGCGCCCGGCGCGACCTGGCTCGATCGCCAACTCATCGCGCGCGACCCGCCCGCCAGCGGCAACGGGTTCGGCCTCGAGTATCGCGACGCGCTGGAGGCACGCGGCCGCCATCTCGAAGCGGCCGGGCTGGCCCGCCGCCAGGGCGGCGGCTATCGGTTCGCGGACGATCTCGTCCAGACCCTGCGGGGCCGCGAACTCGCGGCGAGCGCCAGCGCCATCGCTGCAAGCAGCGGTCTCGTGCACCGTCCCTCGCAGCCGGGCAATCATGTCGCGGGCATCTATCGCGAACGGGTGACCCTCGCCTCGGGGCGATTCGCGATGATCGACGATGGCCTGGGCTTCCAGCTGGTGCCCTGGCGCCCGGCGCTCGATGCCCATCTGGGCCGGCATCTTAGGGGCACGATGGGACCAGGTGGAACGGTCGACTGGTCCCTTGGAAGAGGGCGCGGGCCCTCCCTGTAA
- a CDS encoding lytic transglycosylase domain-containing protein has protein sequence MSKIGRGGSAARAVSRTLQMLCLVGTALPMVSASSAPAGPVPPIPRQRELQAGPFAPHVREAALRFSIPEAWLIAVMRTESAGDPRARSSAGAIGLMQVMPATWRDLTARHRLGDDPWDRRANVLAGAAYLRDMIERYGDLETGLAAYNAGPARADAWRRGARALPAETVHYVAKVMRLLGRDAGVTPTFAPAGAAPPDWRDSPLFTGGAGPGPAALPPATNAGSPSIASAEMVGPAPPATAALPAERLFVALSPAGQ, from the coding sequence ATGTCAAAGATCGGCCGCGGCGGGTCAGCGGCGCGCGCCGTGTCCCGGACCTTGCAGATGCTCTGCCTCGTCGGGACAGCCCTCCCGATGGTATCGGCATCGAGCGCTCCTGCTGGTCCCGTGCCGCCAATACCCAGGCAGCGCGAACTGCAGGCAGGACCCTTCGCACCGCATGTGCGCGAAGCGGCGCTTCGCTTCAGCATCCCCGAAGCCTGGCTCATCGCCGTCATGCGCACGGAAAGTGCCGGCGATCCGCGTGCCCGCTCGTCCGCCGGTGCCATCGGACTGATGCAGGTCATGCCCGCGACCTGGCGCGATCTGACCGCGCGCCACCGGCTCGGCGACGACCCCTGGGATCGGCGCGCCAATGTCCTTGCGGGGGCTGCGTACCTGCGCGACATGATCGAGCGCTACGGCGACCTCGAAACCGGGCTCGCCGCCTATAATGCCGGCCCGGCCCGCGCCGACGCATGGCGCCGGGGAGCGCGCGCCCTGCCCGCCGAAACCGTGCACTACGTCGCGAAAGTCATGCGCCTGCTCGGCCGCGACGCCGGGGTCACGCCGACCTTCGCGCCCGCCGGCGCCGCGCCGCCGGACTGGCGCGATTCGCCACTGTTCACGGGCGGCGCGGGACCCGGTCCGGCTGCTTTGCCGCCCGCTACAAATGCTGGTTCACCCTCGATCGCGTCGGCTGAAATGGTGGGACCAGCGCCGCCGGCGACCGCTGCGCTGCCCGCCGAGCGCCTCTTCGTCGCGCTATCTCCTGCAGGCCAGTGA
- a CDS encoding S26 family signal peptidase, giving the protein MTRFGYVAATVLVVDLFAALFLAQHWRQPRPRLLWNASASAPIGLYRVAAIDHPRVGDLVVLTPPALLAGLMARRGYLPRGVPLVKRVAGLPGARICRDGSVVTIAGHAAAIARPRDAGGRALPSWRGCRVVGGGELLLLNPGLDSFDGRYFGAIEATGLVGRAIPILTREAAHSPLRWHGWRGAAATPLLSKGGKSCH; this is encoded by the coding sequence ATGACCCGCTTCGGCTATGTCGCCGCGACGGTCCTTGTGGTCGATCTCTTCGCGGCACTCTTCCTCGCGCAACATTGGCGCCAGCCGCGCCCGCGCCTGCTGTGGAACGCCAGTGCCAGCGCGCCCATCGGGCTTTACCGCGTGGCTGCAATCGACCATCCCCGCGTCGGCGACCTGGTCGTGCTCACGCCCCCTGCCCTCCTCGCCGGTCTCATGGCGCGGCGCGGGTACCTGCCGCGCGGCGTGCCGCTGGTGAAGCGGGTCGCGGGGCTTCCTGGGGCGCGAATCTGCCGCGACGGCTCTGTCGTGACGATCGCTGGCCATGCCGCCGCGATCGCCCGCCCGCGCGATGCCGGCGGACGGGCGCTGCCTTCCTGGCGCGGTTGCCGGGTCGTTGGCGGGGGCGAGCTGTTACTCCTCAACCCCGGCCTCGACAGCTTTGATGGGCGCTATTTCGGGGCGATCGAAGCGACCGGGCTGGTCGGGCGCGCCATCCCGATCCTGACCCGTGAGGCGGCGCATTCGCCGCTGCGCTGGCATGGATGGCGCGGCGCGGCCGCGACCCCGCTACTGTCGAAGGGAGGCAAATCGTGCCATTAG
- a CDS encoding DUF2840 domain-containing protein, which translates to MIPSSDRRTPPVALPARASRDTLTHVELVWIERRLEHWIRFGRVAREQVVSRRTRIVSFRADAVFAFVRWSANDFGTVRSRIDILRAVHPGDAYSTVPFVRPGAEILLSIEGWPKVARVLEAIDAIEAEGLDPCEAASEHWRHVHNRLTIGEPARPYTAQRHQAWLKRKALGE; encoded by the coding sequence ATGATACCGTCCTCCGATCGTCGCACGCCGCCTGTCGCCCTCCCCGCTCGCGCCTCGCGCGACACGCTGACCCACGTCGAACTCGTCTGGATCGAACGCCGTCTCGAGCACTGGATCCGCTTCGGCCGCGTCGCCCGCGAGCAGGTGGTCAGCCGCCGCACCCGCATCGTTTCGTTCCGCGCCGATGCGGTCTTCGCGTTCGTGCGCTGGTCGGCCAACGACTTCGGCACCGTGCGCTCACGCATCGACATCCTGCGCGCCGTGCATCCCGGGGATGCCTATTCGACTGTCCCCTTCGTGCGCCCAGGCGCCGAGATCCTGCTCTCGATCGAAGGCTGGCCAAAAGTGGCCAGAGTGCTCGAAGCGATCGACGCCATCGAGGCGGAAGGGCTCGATCCGTGCGAAGCGGCGTCCGAGCACTGGCGCCACGTCCACAATCGGCTGACCATCGGCGAACCGGCACGGCCCTACACCGCGCAGCGCCACCAGGCGTGGCTCAAGCGCAAGGCGCTGGGCGAATGA
- a CDS encoding replication initiator protein A, protein MSRRPLPRLAGHGEYAQLDLFRSIPGDIAARDAQDLMSWPFFSLAKSRRTAPITFRMGATWIDVEAVPEHGMATIWDADVLIWAASQLIQARDAGRPTSRLVRTTPHEILAFTQRGTGKASYDRLKAALDRLQSTTVATSIRQDHQRRRHRFSWINEWRELSDGERRVRGIELILPDWFYAGVLDRALILTIDRTYFALTGGLERWLYRLVRKHGGRQPTGWSFDVDHLHLKSGVLSPRRRFAFELRAIVSRQPLPGYTLALEHALGRERLSFAPIPDDTSSLSLRRWRREPADNLP, encoded by the coding sequence ATGTCCCGGCGCCCCCTTCCCCGTTTGGCCGGGCACGGCGAATACGCCCAGCTCGACCTGTTCCGGTCGATCCCCGGCGACATCGCCGCGCGCGATGCGCAGGATCTCATGTCCTGGCCCTTCTTCAGCCTCGCCAAATCGCGGCGCACCGCGCCGATCACCTTCCGGATGGGCGCGACCTGGATCGACGTCGAGGCCGTGCCCGAGCACGGCATGGCGACGATCTGGGATGCCGACGTCCTCATCTGGGCCGCCAGCCAGCTGATCCAGGCCCGCGATGCCGGCCGGCCGACCTCGCGCCTTGTGCGCACGACTCCCCATGAAATCCTCGCCTTCACCCAGCGCGGCACCGGCAAGGCCAGCTACGATCGCCTCAAGGCGGCGCTCGACCGGCTTCAGTCGACTACCGTCGCCACCTCGATCCGCCAGGATCACCAACGCCGGCGCCATCGCTTCTCGTGGATCAACGAGTGGCGCGAACTGTCCGACGGCGAGCGACGGGTGCGGGGGATCGAACTGATCCTGCCCGACTGGTTCTATGCCGGCGTTCTCGATCGGGCGCTGATCCTGACAATCGACCGCACCTATTTCGCGCTGACCGGCGGCCTCGAACGCTGGCTCTACCGCCTCGTGCGCAAGCATGGCGGACGCCAGCCGACCGGATGGAGTTTCGATGTCGATCATCTCCACCTCAAATCGGGCGTGCTCTCGCCGCGCCGCCGGTTCGCCTTCGAACTGCGCGCGATCGTCTCGCGCCAGCCGCTTCCCGGATACACCCTCGCGCTCGAACACGCGCTGGGCCGCGAGCGCCTCTCGTTCGCGCCGATACCCGACGATACCTCCTCGTTGTCGCTGCGCCGCTGGCGCCGCGAGCCTGCGGACAACCTGCCATGA
- a CDS encoding AlpA family transcriptional regulator, whose translation MDHPTFPPAPLYLRTPDAALRLGLSPRTLEKHRCYGTGPAFYKLGGRVVYTIEAIDAWAQMGLRRSTSDPGSGVCHPARRRNGPVRR comes from the coding sequence TTGGACCACCCGACTTTCCCCCCTGCGCCGCTTTACCTGCGAACGCCCGACGCCGCGCTGCGGCTCGGGCTCAGTCCGCGCACTCTCGAAAAGCATCGCTGCTACGGAACCGGTCCCGCCTTCTACAAACTGGGCGGCCGCGTCGTCTATACGATCGAAGCGATCGACGCCTGGGCCCAGATGGGCCTGCGCCGCTCGACCTCCGATCCGGGCAGCGGCGTCTGCCACCCCGCCCGGCGCCGCAACGGCCCGGTCCGGCGCTGA
- a CDS encoding DUF2285 domain-containing protein yields MASLAPDVIILDAAPPGSTGAPPLRLEDAGPPLVDRGLANGRHLVLADGDGRHRLWLREPATDGPLACVIPWDEAFGQRLGAVRRLERHLADDRAAMPEGTRRATAFQQRRLNLLLDIVDALGPQSQPPPSTYEIAARFVYPRMTIGRGAEWKSSSERRRTQRLIKEALELVEMGYLRLLCD; encoded by the coding sequence ATGGCCAGCCTGGCCCCCGACGTCATCATCCTCGATGCCGCGCCGCCCGGATCCACCGGCGCGCCGCCGCTCCGGCTTGAAGACGCCGGCCCGCCGCTCGTCGATCGCGGGCTCGCCAATGGCCGCCACCTCGTCCTCGCCGATGGCGACGGCCGGCACCGCCTCTGGCTGCGCGAACCGGCAACGGACGGACCGCTGGCCTGCGTGATTCCATGGGACGAGGCGTTCGGACAGCGCCTGGGGGCCGTCCGCCGTCTCGAACGGCATCTGGCGGATGACCGCGCGGCGATGCCCGAAGGCACGCGCCGGGCGACCGCGTTCCAGCAACGCCGGCTGAACCTGCTGCTCGACATCGTCGATGCGCTCGGGCCCCAGTCACAGCCGCCGCCATCCACCTACGAGATCGCGGCCCGGTTCGTGTATCCGCGCATGACGATCGGCCGGGGCGCGGAATGGAAGTCGTCGTCGGAACGTCGGCGGACCCAGCGTCTCATCAAGGAGGCGCTGGAACTCGTCGAGATGGGCTACCTGCGCCTCCTGTGCGATTGA
- a CDS encoding transcriptional regulator domain-containing protein: protein MGPDHAAPAMRERLDMAGFAQEFLRRNARYRAQYRRVMRGHHPDRSTPEQEAMARKWGLCFPVRSARLRRGRAGAVDGQPGPRRHHPRCRAARIHRRAAAPA from the coding sequence ATGGGCCCCGATCACGCCGCGCCCGCGATGCGCGAACGCCTCGACATGGCCGGCTTCGCGCAGGAATTCCTGCGGCGCAACGCCCGCTACCGCGCGCAGTACCGCCGGGTGATGCGCGGCCACCATCCCGACCGCTCCACACCGGAGCAGGAGGCAATGGCCCGAAAATGGGGCCTGTGCTTTCCCGTGCGATCCGCGCGCCTTCGCCGCGGACGCGCCGGCGCTGTGGATGGCCAGCCTGGCCCCCGACGTCATCATCCTCGATGCCGCGCCGCCCGGATCCACCGGCGCGCCGCCGCTCCGGCTTGA
- a CDS encoding DUF736 family protein produces MATTVATLTVKGDSFEGTLATFTVSGPISIIPNTRKVRDAEPDYRIISRRNGFELGAGWKKSSQTTGADYVSVVLSAPEFGTIYGNIANAPGDDPTRKVIIWNAPA; encoded by the coding sequence ATGGCCACCACCGTCGCAACCCTCACCGTCAAGGGTGACAGCTTCGAGGGCACCCTCGCCACCTTTACCGTGAGCGGTCCGATCTCGATCATTCCCAACACCCGCAAGGTCCGGGACGCCGAGCCCGACTACCGCATCATCAGCCGCCGCAACGGCTTCGAGCTCGGCGCGGGCTGGAAGAAGTCCTCGCAGACCACCGGCGCCGACTACGTCTCGGTGGTCCTCTCCGCGCCTGAGTTCGGCACGATCTACGGCAACATCGCCAATGCGCCGGGCGACGATCCGACCAGGAAGGTCATCATCTGGAACGCGCCGGCCTGA
- a CDS encoding HEPN domain-containing protein has protein sequence MGPDLDHLPPLQRAALERVVHIVREAFAIAVSRATQPWKRHGEIHRIVLFGPLAASGRPVANTAARNEPASDSTVLVVVSHRDLAAMPKYWRPAEDAIRHDPAIDRSVTILIHACDEVDAGIARGDAFWTDIARAGIALYERAGAAPAFTAPFSDSTDRGEDGGGEVAQGQTTETAHAVLRSWAARVDDALNVARFCRETGNRRDTAFTLHQAAERAYFCHLLVRGGYAPRTHNLTFLRSLAEASEPRLAPCWPRAAKIDRRRFDLLKRACVDARYAPQYAIEIDDLDAIAASVRALRDAVTALCSAWLDERHLPEPHHDERREAHHDERRGAHRR, from the coding sequence ATGGGACCGGACCTCGATCATCTGCCCCCGCTCCAGCGCGCCGCCCTGGAGCGCGTCGTGCACATCGTACGCGAGGCCTTCGCCATCGCGGTGTCGCGCGCGACGCAGCCCTGGAAACGACATGGCGAAATCCACCGGATCGTGCTGTTCGGACCGCTCGCCGCATCCGGCCGACCGGTGGCGAACACGGCCGCCCGGAATGAACCTGCCAGTGACTCCACCGTGCTGGTCGTCGTCAGCCACCGGGATCTCGCCGCGATGCCCAAGTACTGGCGCCCCGCCGAGGACGCCATCCGCCATGATCCGGCGATCGACCGGTCCGTCACAATCCTCATCCATGCGTGCGATGAGGTCGATGCCGGCATCGCGCGCGGCGACGCGTTCTGGACCGATATCGCCCGAGCCGGCATCGCTCTTTACGAACGAGCCGGCGCCGCGCCTGCCTTTACCGCGCCCTTTTCCGATTCAACGGATCGAGGCGAAGACGGCGGCGGGGAGGTGGCTCAGGGCCAGACCACAGAGACAGCGCATGCCGTCTTGCGAAGCTGGGCGGCCAGGGTCGACGACGCGCTCAATGTCGCGCGCTTCTGCCGGGAGACGGGCAATCGGCGCGACACCGCCTTCACGCTGCATCAGGCCGCGGAACGCGCTTATTTCTGCCATCTGCTCGTGCGCGGCGGGTACGCGCCGCGCACGCACAACCTCACGTTCCTGCGCTCGCTGGCCGAAGCGAGCGAGCCGCGCCTGGCGCCGTGCTGGCCGCGCGCGGCCAAGATCGACCGCCGACGCTTCGACCTTCTCAAGCGCGCCTGCGTCGATGCGCGCTACGCTCCCCAATACGCCATCGAGATCGACGATCTCGATGCGATCGCGGCAAGCGTGCGGGCCTTGCGCGATGCCGTTACGGCGCTGTGCAGCGCCTGGCTCGACGAACGGCACCTGCCCGAACCGCACCACGACGAACGGCGCGAGGCGCACCACGACGAACGGCGCGGGGCGCACCGGCGATAG
- a CDS encoding DUF736 domain-containing protein has protein sequence MATIGHFIRTSNEFKGSITTLAILAKNVRMTPDTTSTSDKAPSHRLTVGDTEIGAAWKNAPNADKRPSYKVKLDDPSFAAPIYATLIEREDGGHDLIWSRPTRRRED, from the coding sequence ATGGCGACCATCGGCCACTTCATCCGTACCAGCAACGAGTTCAAGGGCTCCATCACCACGCTGGCCATCCTGGCGAAGAACGTCCGCATGACCCCCGACACCACCAGCACTTCCGACAAGGCCCCGTCGCACCGGCTGACCGTCGGCGACACCGAAATCGGCGCCGCCTGGAAAAACGCCCCCAACGCCGACAAGCGTCCGAGCTACAAGGTGAAGCTCGACGATCCCAGCTTCGCCGCCCCGATCTACGCGACGCTGATCGAGCGCGAGGACGGCGGCCACGACCTGATCTGGAGCCGGCCCACCCGGCGCCGCGAGGACTGA